From Pontibacter actiniarum, a single genomic window includes:
- a CDS encoding secondary thiamine-phosphate synthase enzyme YjbQ, which translates to MWFQKEIRLPAVKRGFHLITDLLVAQLPELEGISVGLAHVFIKHTSASLAINEDADPTVRQDFESHFNHMVPENQPYYRHTLEGSDDMPAHLKAALLGASVTIPIKNGELNMGTWQGIYLCEHRDHASKRTVVVTLQGQ; encoded by the coding sequence ATGTGGTTTCAGAAAGAGATAAGGCTGCCTGCCGTAAAGCGGGGCTTCCATTTGATTACCGATTTGCTGGTGGCTCAGCTGCCGGAGTTGGAGGGAATAAGTGTGGGCCTGGCACATGTTTTTATCAAGCATACCTCTGCCAGCCTGGCAATAAACGAGGATGCCGACCCCACTGTGCGACAGGATTTCGAGAGTCACTTCAACCATATGGTGCCAGAGAACCAGCCGTACTACCGCCATACTTTAGAAGGCTCCGATGACATGCCTGCACACCTGAAAGCGGCTTTGCTTGGCGCTTCAGTGACGATACCTATCAAAAACGGCGAACTGAATATGGGCACCTGGCAGGGCATCTACCTGTGCGAGCACCGTGACCACGCCTCCAAGCGCACGGTTGTGGTAACGCTGCAGGGGCAGTAA